The Sporomusa termitida genome has a window encoding:
- a CDS encoding MATE family efflux transporter, producing MIISIKHYMRRQIIMLAWPVISEGVGIMAVNVLVTAMVGQLGAVPLAAVGLATMLQFSAAMVFAAAGTGAAALIARASGAGNWQEVRYITGQAILLGAVFGVLLAAFGQLAAEQVLSLTAAEPAVAGLAAGLMKITFMFTPFYLIMFVANAALRGMGKTKTAFYITIFNNVLAVFISYLLVFGQGVPLLGAYGAAWGLGLAQLAGGMAALIVLGKLPQVRLSWRHILPLKKETLKSIINISVPAALEQLAMQGGRLVFVFMLVGVGAIQFAGHQIALQIESMSFMPGFGFSVAAMTLVGQHLGRGMPHRAIQYAWLTTKLAFWSMAVMGGVIFLLAKPLTAFFTNDPQVVYWGSLCVMIAVLEQPTLALCFVLGGALRGAGDTRWPMYVTTTGVWLFRLPLVYLFIVVWNYDVIAAWYITAGDFLIRSVILWRRFASGKWL from the coding sequence GTGATTATATCGATTAAACACTATATGCGCAGGCAGATCATTATGCTTGCCTGGCCAGTCATCTCCGAAGGGGTTGGAATTATGGCGGTAAATGTATTGGTTACCGCCATGGTTGGCCAGCTTGGTGCTGTGCCGCTGGCTGCCGTTGGTCTGGCAACTATGCTGCAGTTTTCGGCAGCCATGGTTTTTGCCGCTGCCGGTACAGGGGCAGCGGCCCTGATTGCGAGGGCAAGCGGTGCGGGCAACTGGCAGGAAGTTCGCTATATAACCGGTCAGGCAATCCTGCTGGGGGCCGTATTTGGGGTCTTGTTGGCGGCATTTGGGCAGCTGGCGGCGGAACAGGTTTTGTCTTTGACGGCGGCAGAACCGGCGGTGGCCGGATTAGCGGCCGGTTTAATGAAGATCACGTTTATGTTTACGCCATTTTATTTAATTATGTTTGTTGCCAATGCCGCTTTGCGCGGGATGGGTAAGACCAAAACGGCTTTTTATATTACTATTTTTAATAATGTCCTGGCCGTGTTTATCTCCTATCTCCTGGTATTCGGTCAGGGAGTGCCGTTGCTTGGCGCTTATGGTGCCGCCTGGGGGCTGGGGCTGGCCCAGCTGGCCGGCGGTATGGCGGCATTAATTGTGCTTGGCAAGCTTCCCCAGGTTCGCCTATCCTGGCGGCATATACTACCGTTAAAAAAAGAAACGCTAAAAAGCATTATCAATATCAGTGTGCCAGCCGCTTTGGAACAGCTGGCCATGCAGGGCGGGCGGCTGGTGTTTGTTTTTATGCTGGTCGGGGTGGGGGCTATACAGTTTGCCGGTCATCAAATCGCCCTGCAGATTGAGTCCATGTCCTTTATGCCCGGTTTTGGGTTTTCCGTGGCGGCCATGACCCTTGTTGGTCAGCATTTAGGGCGAGGAATGCCGCACCGGGCGATCCAATATGCCTGGCTGACCACTAAGCTTGCTTTTTGGAGTATGGCGGTTATGGGGGGCGTTATTTTTCTTTTGGCCAAACCGCTGACAGCTTTTTTTACTAACGATCCGCAGGTGGTCTATTGGGGTTCTTTATGTGTTATGATCGCCGTATTGGAGCAGCCGACCCTGGCCCTTTGCTTTGTACTGGGCGGGGCTCTCCGCGGCGCCGGGGACACCCGCTGGCCGATGTATGTAACAACAACCGGCGTCTGGCTGTTCCGTCTGCCACTGGTATATCTGTTTATTGTTGTGTGGAACTATGATGTTATTGCAGCCTGGTATATTACCGCCGGCGATTTTTTAATCAGGAGCGTTATTCTGTGGCGGCGATTTGCCTCCGGCAAGTGGCTGTGA
- a CDS encoding cyclodeaminase/cyclohydrolase family protein, which translates to MLSSLSITEFAAKISVGDGPPGGGSAAAMYGLTAAALLELSINHSLQSPQLVEHHELLIAKQAELARLHIELTILIDRDALALRGLLAAAGLPDLTPEARQSRNTALQKALKQAAEVPLETARTCLEVIEIGKAIVNRVDKLVVSDLMTGAAAAHAGITGGLLSAAINLSEIDDEALVSALKGQIYLLKLAADELKGGLEGTVYGREPFSVLRG; encoded by the coding sequence ATGCTCAGCTCACTTAGCATTACTGAATTTGCCGCAAAAATTTCTGTCGGTGATGGGCCGCCGGGAGGGGGCAGTGCCGCTGCTATGTATGGATTGACGGCAGCTGCGCTCCTGGAATTATCGATTAATCATTCATTACAGAGTCCTCAATTAGTGGAGCACCATGAACTGCTGATTGCCAAACAGGCCGAATTGGCCAGACTGCATATTGAGCTAACCATTCTTATTGACCGGGATGCGCTGGCCCTGCGGGGGTTGTTGGCGGCTGCCGGACTGCCTGACCTGACACCTGAAGCCAGGCAGTCGCGCAATACAGCCTTGCAAAAAGCCTTGAAACAGGCCGCTGAGGTACCGCTGGAAACGGCCAGGACCTGCCTGGAAGTCATTGAGATTGGCAAGGCAATAGTAAACAGGGTAGACAAACTGGTGGTCAGTGATTTAATGACCGGTGCGGCTGCGGCTCATGCCGGGATTACCGGCGGCTTGCTCAGTGCAGCGATTAACCTGAGTGAAATTGACGATGAGGCCCTGGTTAGCGCGCTCAAAGGCCAGATTTATCTGTTAAAATTAGCTGCCGATGAGCTTAAGGGTGGTCTTGAAGGTACTGTTTATGGCCGGGAGCCGTTTAGTGTTTTACGGGGCTAA
- a CDS encoding Tex family protein — MLISEIPALIARELGVKPHQITAATALLDDGNTVPFIARYRKEATGELDEEQIRTVEERTLYLRNLHKRQEEILASIETQGKLTVELTAAIQSASKLQELEDLYLPYRPKKRTRAQIAREKGLEPLAGIMLAQQLADGDPLAIARDYINAEQDITTPELALAGAQDIIAETVSEQAGIRALLRKELWQKAEITSHLATPETDAREFLMYKEYREPVKRMPAHRILAINRGESKGTLKVDLLADHETNTRLITQKTLTGHSIFNEAIRAAIADGYKRLLFPALDREIRALLTENAEKQAIRVFGLNLRQLLLQTPLAGHTVMGLDPGYRTGCKMAVVSPTGAVLTYNTLYLTMSERQREEAAAKVLDAINTHGVTLISIGNGTASYETEEFTATLINTHNLNVHYVIANEAGASVYSASKLAREELPELDVTIRGAVSIARRIQDPLAELVKIDPKSIGVGQYQHDVNQKELGGALTNIVESCVNHVGVELNTASPALLTHVAGITASIAKNIVSYRLEKGTFTNRKELLKVARLGPAAFTQCAGFLRIAQAANPLDNTPVHPESYALAEAVLGHLGFTLQDLSNKNRLTALQQTAPAADAAKLALALNAGEPTVRDILSALAKPGRDPREDVPPPQTRKNIVKLSDITPGTMVKGTVHNVTDFGAFVDIGIKINGLIHRSELSHRPFRHPIDVISVGDIIDVMVISIDEERQRIGLSLKQVPKA, encoded by the coding sequence ATGCTTATTAGTGAAATACCTGCCCTGATTGCCCGCGAACTGGGCGTTAAACCCCACCAGATAACAGCAGCCACCGCCTTATTGGACGACGGCAATACAGTCCCGTTTATTGCCCGGTACCGCAAAGAAGCCACCGGTGAGCTGGATGAAGAACAGATTCGCACAGTCGAAGAGCGTACTCTATATCTTAGGAATCTGCATAAGCGCCAGGAAGAAATTCTTGCCAGTATTGAAACTCAGGGTAAATTGACCGTTGAGCTGACTGCTGCCATTCAGTCGGCAAGCAAACTGCAGGAGTTAGAAGATCTTTATCTCCCTTACCGCCCCAAAAAACGGACCCGAGCGCAAATCGCCCGGGAAAAAGGGCTGGAACCATTGGCAGGCATCATGCTGGCTCAGCAGTTGGCCGACGGTGATCCCCTGGCTATTGCCAGAGATTACATTAATGCCGAACAGGATATAACCACGCCCGAGCTGGCACTGGCCGGCGCCCAGGATATTATTGCCGAAACAGTCAGCGAACAGGCCGGTATCCGGGCGCTGCTCCGCAAAGAGCTGTGGCAAAAAGCCGAAATTACCAGCCATCTTGCCACGCCGGAAACCGATGCCAGGGAATTTCTTATGTACAAAGAATACCGGGAACCGGTTAAACGCATGCCGGCCCACCGGATTCTGGCCATCAACCGGGGGGAAAGCAAAGGTACGCTCAAGGTTGACTTACTGGCCGACCATGAAACGAATACCAGGCTGATTACTCAGAAAACCCTTACCGGTCATTCAATATTTAATGAAGCTATTAGAGCAGCGATTGCCGATGGCTACAAACGCCTGCTGTTTCCGGCCCTTGACCGGGAAATTCGTGCCCTGCTGACAGAAAATGCCGAAAAGCAGGCCATCCGTGTATTCGGCCTGAATCTTCGCCAATTGCTCCTGCAGACCCCTCTGGCCGGCCATACGGTTATGGGCCTTGATCCCGGCTACCGCACCGGCTGCAAAATGGCCGTTGTCAGCCCTACCGGCGCCGTATTGACCTATAATACCCTGTACCTGACCATGAGCGAACGTCAGCGGGAAGAAGCCGCTGCCAAAGTCCTTGATGCCATCAACACCCATGGGGTAACCCTGATTTCGATTGGCAACGGCACGGCCTCGTACGAAACGGAAGAATTTACCGCCACCCTCATCAACACTCATAACTTAAATGTTCATTATGTCATTGCCAACGAAGCCGGTGCTTCGGTCTATTCGGCTTCCAAACTGGCCCGCGAGGAGCTGCCTGAGCTTGATGTTACCATCAGGGGCGCCGTGTCCATTGCCCGCCGGATTCAAGACCCGCTGGCCGAACTTGTTAAAATTGACCCCAAGTCGATCGGGGTTGGTCAGTATCAGCATGACGTAAATCAAAAAGAACTGGGCGGCGCGTTAACCAATATCGTGGAATCCTGCGTCAATCATGTTGGCGTTGAACTCAATACCGCTTCGCCGGCGCTGTTAACCCATGTGGCCGGCATAACCGCCAGTATTGCCAAAAACATAGTGTCTTATCGCCTGGAGAAAGGCACTTTTACCAACCGCAAAGAACTTCTGAAGGTAGCCCGGCTGGGGCCTGCCGCCTTCACCCAGTGCGCCGGGTTCCTACGTATTGCCCAGGCGGCTAATCCCCTGGATAATACGCCTGTCCACCCCGAATCCTATGCATTGGCGGAGGCTGTTCTAGGCCACCTGGGTTTTACATTACAGGATTTATCCAACAAAAATAGGCTCACTGCCTTGCAGCAGACAGCCCCCGCCGCGGATGCCGCCAAACTGGCGCTGGCCCTAAACGCCGGCGAGCCGACAGTCCGCGACATTTTATCGGCGCTTGCCAAGCCTGGCCGCGACCCACGTGAAGATGTTCCTCCGCCTCAAACCCGTAAAAATATTGTTAAACTGTCGGACATTACCCCCGGTACTATGGTAAAGGGCACTGTGCATAATGTCACTGACTTTGGCGCCTTTGTTGATATTGGCATTAAAATTAACGGCCTTATTCACCGCTCCGAGCTTAGTCACCGGCCTTTCCGTCATCCTATTGACGTGATCTCTGTCGGTGACATCATTGATGTAATGGTGATCAGTATTGACGAAGAGCGCCAGCGGATTGGCCTGAGTTTAAAGCAAGTGCCAAAAGCGTAG